In Asterias rubens chromosome 2, eAstRub1.3, whole genome shotgun sequence, the sequence acatgaatccctccTCAaagtgaatgaagatgtatgtaatataatttacatgtagaagtttcagcttcattagtcctcaagtgtttgagaaaaaaacagggTGAAAATCACAGcccaatgttttcaggagagtcgcgtaataCATCaagtacatgctaaaataattttcagaaaTTTACTTAAAAACACACTTACCTGAGGTCTTGCATTGGCAACATCAAGGTCATGTAACGTTACATCTTGGATAATCTCTTTCTTCTTATGGACATCTCCCTTGGGTAACGGGACGTACTCCTCGGCTTCAAGATCGAACTCCGTCGCGTAGGTGTCCGACCTTCCTTGCCTCTGTAGGATACCAATATTATAAGGTTGGTTTGTGAGGGCTTTAACTCAAGAgacgctttctactattataTCTTCAAGTAGGATTCGCTGACTCATATAACACTGTGGTCCAGTACTAACATGTTTTGATTCccagaaaattaatttgttagCTGCTTCATCTTCAGTGAATTTTTACaggatttttatatttttgtgtttCTTACAGCTCCGATTGTGATACATCTGTATACTTTATACTGTATTGCTTTATATTGATCACATTTGTGGATCTTATTTTTGACTCTCTCATAATTTTACTTTTCGTGTCaactattttcttatttttattgtaaagcTCCTGGGAGTTTTTTTGCAGTGGGTtcggcgctatataaatgtgttttattactattaaaATTTGTATAACTAGTGGCTAGCCAGGGTAGTGACCTGCTGCTCAAAGTCTATTATGATAAAGAAAGAACTTGACTGAGGCGATTGTTCTTACCTTCACGGCTCCACTGTTTGCTTCGATGTAGATCACATCACCAACTTCTGCTTTCTCTTTCTGAAGGCTCTCATAGATGGATGGATCAAGTTTCAACTGTTTGGTTCCCTTTGCCGTCTTCAGGCCAATGATGACGTGGCTCACAGTCTTACCATAACCTACACAGAAAAGTGAATTGTAAGACTAGTTTTCCCCCCCTCGACTCGCCATCCTGGAGCAGTTTCACCACCGAATCTTCTTTCATACACCCAGACCTGGAATtccatctttgaaagggcaaggccattttcatttggcaAAAGGCACTTATATTGGAAAATCTCacagtctatgggaaacttttgaaggggcaccaagatcaagactaggggcaacggaggcgaggagcaacggaggccatggcctacATGTCCGATGTGTAATTCCAGACCTGAAACCTCAAAGCACTTTTGCAACTCGATAGCCACACCAATAGACTatgaatacatgtgtacattgaCATTCTATTGCTATTCTCCAGTAGGATGTCAATCATAGCAGGTAACTCCCCAAGCTCTCACTGGTatccatttgtactcctgggtggagagaacaAAATTATGACAAAGTGCCTCACTCAAGGATTCTGTACAAGCGTCGCAATCTGTCCTCCATTCTGTACATTGCAGAACTTCTAGTCAACACCCTGGACTACTCCGCCAAGTCACCCCAGTGTATGCTTTAATTGCTTTAATTGCACTAAATACTTTGTAGGTTAGCACTTTATAATGCATGACATTACATGAAATTACACTTTATCTAATAAAAAGCACTCTGCAAAGGTAAAAGGTTAGTTTATTTACCTCCCATAGGGTTTTCGGTCTCACATGGGGTCAGCTCTGTAACCTCGCCTTCATATACTTCTTTTACTTCTTTAATTCGAAGCCCTAAAGGGTAGAAAGTTAAGAAGAAACAAAAgggtaaataaaaaattacaaagttaGTCCAACCAAATCTGCAAATTTAAATATTGCCACATGGTACCTCCAACATTAAAAGTAACAAATATTGATGCCCACAAAGTTTATAAAAAGATTCACTCCCTTTTCATTTCCAAAACAACTGGAAGTAAACACAAATTTCATTCCCTGGGTACTCTGATAATTACAACACAACCATGACAACTACCTCTAATTTATTGTTAAGGATAGAcacattttactttttgattttttttgttttgaagggggggggggggtctcttCATTTGATGAAATTTAACAATGAATCATCaagatttatttcttttttacatttctaaaaaccttttgacaatactccAGAGCATGGTTAAGTTAATACTTGAACCAAATATCATCAACGTCCGACTCCCACTTACCAATGGCCCTCCTGAAGTTCTCCATCAGCACCTCCGTCTTCTTTATCTCCGTTGAGAAGACTTCACTGCCAACCATGGGACAAAAGGGAACCTTACTGCCGAGCTCCTGAGCAACTGCCAACGCTAGGGCAGTCTTTCCTGTTCCTGGGGGACCGGCCAGTAGAATGGCACGACCAGCCATCTTTTTACTCTTGATCAGCTCTACAACTATACCAGCCgcctgttttgaaaagaaaaacaattgttaacaaaaatattacaatttataaaaaacttcaaaattgcCTTGCTCTCTCAAAAAAGATTAAATTCCAGAACCGTCCAATATAAATATCGATGTTATAAATCGTATAGGCCTAGTGAAATTGTCTTAACAATAACACCAACCAagtgaaataatattaatattgtaATGTTAAACTTGATTCTAAATCTAACTAATACAGATGGACTTCCTGAACCTGCAGGCTTGCAGCAGTTAACGGATAACCTTCCGAatcatgccaccactttttttttcacaaatgttactttaaaaaaataaaagggaTAGAAGGAAGAGTTAGACTCGATCGTCATTCGAGTCGAAGCTGAAGGTGAAATTGGAATTAAAACTGCACTGCAATGCAAAAAACATTGAAAGTGCAACGCAATTGCTGCCTACATACAGTCTGCTGCCATCGATAAACGAATTTGAAATGAATGGTCACATCACAGTGAAAATGAATACCTCTCGAGCACTTTCTTGGCCGACAAGTCCGGCAGCTGCTGGGATAGCATTTCCAGTATCATCTAGTCCCAGTCCTTTAACATGACTGTGACTTGCTATCCTCTGGGTCTTGGTTGTGCTTTTAACTTCTTCTATCTTCATTTTGCCTGACGTTTAATAACCCGAAATCATGAATGTTTACACCGTGTTTGTCGTCAGTAACCCGCGTGTGGACAATTTGCACTGGTAGTTTGTATTccttgagtttgtttctttgtacacAATAATGTATGGACACCAGTGAAAATTATGCTCTTTGTCTGGTATCTTGTTTCTTGCTATGTGTGTACTAGAAAAAGATAATTACCAGACTATTATaaacaattgttaaaataaaaagataaaaacagtatttatatcaTTGTAATCAACAATAAATACTCAAATTATACTTCATTacctaaatattatttttagtcGCTTTAAATTTGTAGtaatatataatatttttaattaataaaatgtGTATACTTTAAATATCTTACGCTTAATAAGAGACTTTTAGTACAGTaattttgattggctgttatgtGAAAAGGGTTCAACATTGATCCAATAGGCGTTCAGTTAACAGGAAGGTTTACCGAGATCGACTCCTTGGAAACTGAATAAGCAAAGTTGGTACAAGACGACGGGCAAGTAGTAAGTcttgtgttttgatttgtttatcttCTATTTTGTCTGTATTcgaaattgaattgtttttagTTTGTCCGTCTAAAAGATTTGTGTGATTGTGGATGTAAAGAAAACCTGTTTAGTCTTGTAATTTATGCTTTGTAAGCTTATTTGTCAAATGACACGAGTCTTGACAGTGACATTTCTAGTtctaaataaaaaagtggtaatctatagcgccctctatatttATTTATCACTCACTTTTTGAGAGAATTTTGGTCactattattagtagtattcttgaattaaagccattggagcctttcggtaaacactattgtccaaggcccacacttcgtgtatcacaacttctatatcaaataacaaacctgtgaaaatttaggctcaatcggtcatcggagtctggagaaaataacgggaaaacccacccgtgtattcgcgcgtttcgccgtgtcatgacatgtgtttaaaataaatctgtaattctcgctaacgagaatttatattgttttactgttttctcaaaaagtaaagcatttcatggagtaatatttcaagggaagtctttcagttttaccactaccttctgtaaaccctgtaagttatttgtaaatctgtgaactttttttttttttttctgtaccgaaagggtccaatggctttaagcgtcAATTGTTTTTTACGGACATTGCCGTGTATCACGTAGAAGTAGAAATTAGTTAGGATTATATATTAATTGGTTgcttgggttgggttgggttgtcAATATAAAATATGGCTGTTTCTTTTCTCAATCTGTCAATCATTGATTCAATCAATACTACAAAGTACAATACAACAAAgtcaatcaaattcaaatgaatCATGAAGCCTGAAACCGTCGTAAAATGAatcatatttttaatattaaatgttAATTAGGCCTAGGCActaataaattataaaaaatcattcaaatcaATAATATTTtagataaataataatgattaatGTCAAACTTGAATATTCAGTCCTGCCTGCTTGATTTCACACAAAATGCCGTATTATTATGGGCAACTCCATGGTATTCGAAGGGACGTTTTATTAcatctcctagaactatttcttCCAATCTTCCGATGAGTACATCCCTCCAGAGGAGTAAAGTCGTACTTGGGTGCAAAAATGCTTGGTCCTGGTAACAAATATCAAAAAATGTGCTACATGTACAGACTGAGGGTGAGGTCAAGGAAGGAAGGTGCAAGCAAAAAGATGTCTGTGTGGTAGACTATGGGAGGGTGAGTGGGTTCAGACGGCTCCGGAAGATCTCCAGAGAGTGAGCAGAAACCACGATGGCTGGTAGGGTGTTCCAGATACAGATTACACTTGGGAAGAAACTGTTCTGGTATGAGAGTATTCTACAATGCTGCTGTGTGAATTGTAGATGGTGGCCTCTAGTCTGATTTGGTGAAGATGGGTGTATACATCAGGGTAACTTTGCTTTGGGCCCGGCGTTCGTACAGAGATTGCCATTGGAGGTTTTTCAGCATCTGTGTGACACTGTCCAGTATGTCGTAGACAGCCGTCACAAATCTTGCGGCACGCCGCTGAACCATGTCTTATTTTGGAGACCTTGGGTGTGTGGGTCCCATACCGATGACGAGTACTCAAGTGTGGGACGTACATGTGTCTTGtagacctggggccaatttcatagagctgcttaagcaaaaaattgactttagcacgaaaatagctcgcttattttacacatgttactagccaaaatttcatgcaatacacattgcttgtgactggtatttagctgttgtttacttagcaaactaattgagtggagtcttggccggtaatatgattttactaagcaaggatttttttgcttttaaagcaaaattttgtgcttaacagctctatgaaattgggccctgttcctTGATCTTTGGAGGGCATTTTCTGAGGTTGCGACGAAGAATGCCAAGGGTGCCATTGCTCTTGTTGCAGATGTTTTGGACATGTGGTTTCCAGCTGAGGTTTTGGTTGATGGTGACTCCCAGGTACTTTGCCTCGTCAACGGTTCAAAGTGCAGACCCATGGATTTAGTAAGGGGTAGCTCCCAGAATGTTGTTACGGTTTTTGACGATAGCAGAACGACCTCATATGTAGTTATAGGAGTAGTTTTGACtcataaaacaacttttgaatcaAATTGAGTATCATTTATAGTTTAAATACATCAAGCAAATGTCAACAGAGTCCGaggataaaataaacaattctgAACCCAGCAGTCCTGGATTACAGACATAAGGAATGTGTGAAAGAAGCTTGTAAAAATGTTGTTAACATTTTCACGATTGCATGGGATCTCTATACCCTGAACTCCGTCGCATTGTATGCAACGAAGGAGTCTAACCCATGGGATCTCTATACCCTGAACTCCGTCGCATTGTATGCAACGAAGGAGTCTAACCCATGGGATCTCTATACCCTGAACTCCGTCGCATTGTATGCAACGAAGGAGTCTAACCCATGGGATCTCTATACCCTGAACTCCGTCGCATTGTATGCAACGAAGGAGTCTAACCCATGGGATCTCTATACCCTGAACTCCGTCGCATTGTATGCAACGAAGGAGTCTAACCCATGGGATCTCTATACCCTGAACTCCGTCGCATTGTATGCAACGAAGGAGTCTAACCCATGGGATCTCTATACCCTGAACTCCGTCGCATTGTATGCAACGAAGGAGTCTAACCCATGGGATCTCTATACCCTGAACTCCGTCGCATTGTATGCAACGAAGGAGTCTAACCCATGGGATCTCTATACCCTGAACTCCGTCGCATTGTATGCAACGAAGGAGTCTAACCCATGGGATCTCTATACCCTGAACTCCGTCGCATTGTATGCAACGAAGGAGTCTAACCCATGGGATCTCTATACCCTGAACTCCGTCGCATTGTATGCAACCAAGGAGTCTAACCCATGGGATCTCTATACCCTGAACTCCGTCGCATTGTATGCAACGAAGGAGTCTAACCCATGGGATCTCTATACCCTGAACTCCGTCGCATTGTATGCAACCAAGGAGTCTAACCCACGGGATCTCTATACCCAGAACTCCGCCGCATTGTATGCAACGAAGGAGTCTAACCTGAGGCTTACCTTTTGTTCAGACATTCCTGTAACAATTTGTTGTCCGTTTTGATTGACAGCTACCACAATGAGTAAAGGGAGCAGTAGTGACGATGAGAAGTATGAGCCAGCAATCGCTCCACTGGCTCCAAAAGTCATCTTACAAGAAGAAAGCCAGGTTGAGGTCTCGGCTAGTCCTGCGTTCCAATGTCTGGATGAGGTAAAGACACTGCTGACATTTTCATCTTTAGTAAAAAATGGCGTGTCATAGCAGAGTAGTCAAGAGTCACCGCACTCGAGCTCTTGGCCCacattcatggctctgcttgccataagcaaagaattagtacttgcagaagcagggaaatctgtgcttactcctagcatatttcatgggttagtaGGGAATTTTGGCTTACAAGTGCGcgtgcatacatgtactccatgttactaggtaTTCTACGTTTACATTGCTAGTGCAGATATTTGTGCCgtgcaagcggagaatggtcattgtgagcacagaattcggtggtaagcagggcccaatttcatagagctgttaaattaatttgct encodes:
- the LOC117306859 gene encoding ruvB-like 1, giving the protein MKIEEVKSTTKTQRIASHSHVKGLGLDDTGNAIPAAAGLVGQESAREAAGIVVELIKSKKMAGRAILLAGPPGTGKTALALAVAQELGSKVPFCPMVGSEVFSTEIKKTEVLMENFRRAIGLRIKEVKEVYEGEVTELTPCETENPMGGYGKTVSHVIIGLKTAKGTKQLKLDPSIYESLQKEKAEVGDVIYIEANSGAVKRQGRSDTYATEFDLEAEEYVPLPKGDVHKKKEIIQDVTLHDLDVANARPQGGQDIMSMMGQLMKPKKTEITDKLRKEINKVVNKYIDQGVAELVPGVLFIDEVHMLDIETFTYLHRALESALSPIVIFATNRGKCTIRGTEDVIAPHGIPLDLLDRVMIIKTLPYTQEEVKQILKIRATTESILIEDGSLEKLAEIGTKTTLRFAAQLLTPSSILSRINGKDTITTDEIDEISGLFYDAKSSAKILAEGGDKYMK